In one window of Halomarina pelagica DNA:
- a CDS encoding polyprenyl synthetase family protein: MRDVLEQWRPVIDAEIERLLPRTIDEAYLTDFFGPASYAYDPDAIQRALASPLWDLLDRGGKRWRAVLFLVFCEAFGEDPRDFLPYACIPEILHNGTIIVDDVEDGATMRRGAPALHHDHGVDVALNAGNAMYFLPLKVITRNPAELDAETRLAAYEMLMHELNRTHLGQGMDICWHNGRAIDITEREYLEMCACKTGCLGRIVARLAAIVTGQDRETEREVARYAERMSVAFQIADDVLDVETSMEAGGEFGKGVGNDVREGKKTLMVIHAAEHADPADVARLEELLWAEENTDEEVREVVELLSATGSVEYARRQARDLAASARDHVAALDLESEPAERLTAFTRFVVEREV; this comes from the coding sequence ATGCGGGACGTCCTCGAACAGTGGCGGCCAGTCATCGACGCGGAAATCGAGCGCCTGCTCCCCCGGACGATCGACGAGGCGTACCTCACGGACTTCTTCGGCCCCGCGTCCTACGCCTACGATCCGGACGCGATCCAGCGGGCGCTCGCCTCGCCGCTCTGGGATCTCCTCGACCGGGGCGGCAAGCGCTGGCGCGCGGTGCTCTTTCTCGTCTTCTGTGAGGCGTTCGGCGAGGACCCGCGCGACTTCCTCCCCTACGCCTGCATCCCCGAGATCCTCCACAACGGCACCATCATCGTGGACGACGTGGAGGACGGGGCGACGATGCGCCGCGGGGCACCGGCGCTCCACCACGACCACGGGGTCGACGTGGCGCTCAACGCCGGGAACGCGATGTACTTCCTCCCGCTCAAGGTAATCACCCGCAACCCCGCCGAACTCGACGCCGAGACCCGGCTGGCCGCCTACGAGATGCTCATGCACGAACTCAACCGGACGCACCTCGGGCAGGGGATGGACATCTGCTGGCACAACGGGCGAGCCATCGACATCACGGAGCGGGAGTACCTGGAGATGTGCGCCTGCAAGACCGGCTGTCTGGGTCGAATCGTCGCACGCCTCGCGGCCATCGTCACCGGGCAGGACCGCGAGACCGAACGCGAGGTCGCCCGCTACGCCGAGCGGATGAGCGTCGCCTTCCAGATCGCGGACGACGTGCTCGACGTGGAGACGAGCATGGAGGCCGGCGGCGAGTTCGGCAAGGGCGTCGGCAACGACGTCCGCGAGGGCAAGAAGACGCTGATGGTCATCCACGCGGCCGAACACGCGGACCCCGCGGACGTCGCCAGGCTCGAGGAACTGCTCTGGGCCGAGGAGAACACCGACGAGGAGGTGCGCGAGGTCGTCGAACTGCTCTCCGCGACCGGAAGCGTCGAGTACGCCCGCCGGCAGGCGCGCGACCTCGCCGCCAGCGCCCGCGATCACGTCGCCGCACTCGACCTCGAATCCGAACCCGCCGAGCGACTCACGGCGTTCACCCGCTTCGTCGTCGAGCGGGAGGTGTGA
- the hpt gene encoding hypoxanthine/guanine phosphoribosyltransferase — translation MDKLARSLREAPIIEKGDYHYFVHPISDGVPMLEPSLLREIVIKIIRKANLEEVDKIVTPAAMGIHISTAVSLMTDIPLVVIRKRQYGLEGEVSLAQVTGYSENEMYMNDVAEGDRVLVLDDVLSTGGTLRGITQALEEVGADVADIVAVIKKVGGENAMADYDVKTLINVDVVDGRVVIVDEHGDG, via the coding sequence ATGGACAAGCTCGCCCGGTCACTGCGCGAGGCACCGATCATCGAGAAGGGGGACTACCACTACTTCGTCCACCCCATCAGCGACGGCGTGCCGATGCTCGAACCCTCGCTCCTGCGCGAGATCGTCATCAAGATCATCCGGAAGGCGAACTTAGAGGAGGTCGACAAGATCGTCACGCCCGCCGCGATGGGCATCCACATCTCGACCGCCGTCTCGCTCATGACCGACATCCCGCTCGTCGTCATCCGCAAGCGACAGTACGGGCTGGAGGGCGAGGTCTCGCTCGCGCAGGTGACGGGCTACTCGGAGAACGAGATGTACATGAACGACGTCGCCGAGGGCGACCGCGTGCTCGTCCTCGACGACGTGCTCTCGACCGGCGGGACGCTCCGCGGGATCACCCAGGCGCTCGAGGAGGTCGGAGCCGACGTCGCCGACATCGTCGCCGTCATCAAGAAGGTGGGCGGCGAGAACGCGATGGCCGACTACGACGTGAAGACGCTGATCAACGTCGACGTCGTCGACGGACGGGTCGTCATCGTCGACGAACACGGCGACGGGTGA
- a CDS encoding M28 family peptidase produces MTEWIGVTFTSRVGWDHLETLVDVGDRMAGSDGEREAAERTRDALSAAGARDAHLDEFEVQRWTRGDSVVRAGGTEQACLALPRSPAGSATGEFADLGYGLPEDFDGDLDGKVVMVSSDVPDYYERFIHRREKYYRAVRAGASAFVFRNHVEGCLAPTGSVGTPEDPIGDVPAVGVSSEVGARLARRFGDAGEAVTVEVDCEHGPATSQNVHAVLGPATDEEVFVTSHVDAHDIAEGAMDNGAGTAMVVELANALAMRERELETRVHFVCYGSEEVGLCGSSYDAGKRDLDSIKAIVNCDGVLQGRTLSAYTHGFDDLDAVLRSVAERFDHPISTNPQQGPHSDHWPYVLSGGVPAYHVTSETGERGRGWGHTRADTLDKLESRDLREGAILLTDLVVRLAREDTTIARQSREEIVAALEREGHAEGLRVTGDLP; encoded by the coding sequence ATGACCGAGTGGATCGGCGTGACGTTCACGAGTCGAGTGGGGTGGGACCACCTCGAGACCCTCGTCGACGTCGGCGACCGGATGGCCGGCAGCGACGGGGAGCGCGAGGCGGCCGAGCGCACCCGCGACGCGCTCTCTGCCGCCGGCGCGCGCGACGCCCACCTCGACGAGTTCGAGGTACAGAGATGGACGCGCGGCGACAGCGTCGTCCGCGCGGGCGGCACCGAGCAGGCGTGTCTCGCCCTCCCGCGCAGCCCCGCGGGGAGCGCCACCGGCGAGTTCGCCGACCTCGGCTACGGCCTGCCGGAGGACTTCGACGGCGACCTCGACGGGAAGGTCGTGATGGTCTCGTCGGACGTCCCGGACTACTACGAACGGTTCATCCACCGCCGGGAGAAGTACTACCGGGCGGTGCGGGCGGGGGCGTCGGCGTTCGTCTTCAGGAACCACGTCGAGGGCTGTCTCGCCCCGACGGGGAGCGTCGGAACGCCGGAGGATCCCATCGGCGACGTCCCGGCGGTCGGCGTCTCGAGCGAGGTGGGCGCGCGGCTCGCGCGGCGGTTCGGCGACGCTGGCGAGGCGGTCACCGTCGAGGTCGACTGCGAGCACGGCCCGGCGACCAGCCAGAACGTCCACGCGGTCCTCGGGCCCGCGACCGACGAGGAGGTGTTCGTGACGAGCCACGTCGACGCCCACGACATCGCCGAGGGCGCGATGGACAACGGCGCGGGGACGGCGATGGTCGTCGAACTCGCCAACGCGCTCGCAATGCGCGAGCGGGAACTCGAGACGCGGGTCCACTTCGTCTGTTACGGCAGCGAGGAGGTGGGCCTCTGCGGGTCGAGTTACGACGCCGGGAAGCGCGACCTCGACTCGATCAAGGCGATCGTCAACTGCGACGGCGTGCTCCAGGGTCGGACGCTCTCGGCGTACACGCACGGGTTCGACGACCTCGACGCCGTCCTCCGGTCGGTCGCGGAGCGCTTCGACCACCCGATCTCGACGAACCCCCAGCAGGGACCGCACAGCGACCACTGGCCGTACGTGCTGTCGGGAGGCGTCCCCGCCTACCACGTCACGAGCGAGACCGGCGAGCGGGGACGGGGGTGGGGCCACACCCGGGCGGACACGCTGGACAAACTGGAGTCGCGCGACCTGCGCGAGGGGGCCATCCTCCTGACCGACCTCGTCGTCCGCCTCGCGCGCGAGGACACGACGATCGCCCGCCAGTCGCGGGAGGAGATCGTCGCCGCCCTCGAGCGGGAGGGCCACGCCGAGGGGCTCCGGGTCACGGGGGACCTCCCGTGA
- a CDS encoding DUF7315 family membrane protein codes for MSDGPDQPRRGADGDVVVSLDLYKTVIVSSTLVAVTFVVLGFLFLDAATNVVQRFLLLGLVVGVALPLALYLGYRRLRPTASVGERVLVGGALFYASLFGVPGVVGTAVGLPAVLPPVPFAVQSALPRLPVPSGVLQVVFALLGIVLIGVGAGTYVLGTRFRTEGMGNPKDDRD; via the coding sequence ATGTCAGACGGACCCGACCAGCCGCGCCGCGGGGCGGACGGCGACGTGGTGGTCTCACTCGACCTCTACAAGACCGTCATCGTCTCCTCGACGCTCGTCGCCGTTACGTTCGTCGTCCTCGGGTTCCTGTTTCTCGACGCCGCGACCAACGTCGTCCAGCGGTTCCTGCTGCTCGGGCTGGTCGTCGGCGTCGCCCTCCCCCTCGCGCTCTACCTCGGCTACCGCCGACTGCGGCCGACGGCGTCGGTCGGCGAGCGCGTCCTCGTCGGCGGCGCGCTGTTCTACGCGTCGCTCTTCGGCGTCCCGGGGGTCGTCGGGACGGCGGTCGGCCTCCCGGCCGTCCTCCCCCCCGTTCCGTTCGCCGTCCAGTCGGCGCTCCCGCGGCTCCCGGTCCCCTCCGGCGTCCTGCAGGTCGTCTTCGCGCTCCTGGGGATCGTACTCATCGGCGTCGGCGCGGGGACCTACGTCCTCGGGACCCGGTTTCGCACCGAGGGAATGGGAAACCCTAAAGACGACCGTGACTAA
- a CDS encoding DUF7314 family protein: MADEFIKGLSALILGGFGWLVFAGWYNTPEFASGQLITPAPETLTFYDQLALVLKEGFFYFALIGAFTFWVVIPAINQLREARAGQ; this comes from the coding sequence ATGGCTGACGAATTCATCAAGGGACTCTCGGCGCTCATCCTCGGCGGGTTCGGCTGGCTCGTCTTCGCCGGCTGGTACAACACCCCCGAATTCGCGAGCGGACAGCTCATCACGCCGGCTCCGGAGACGCTGACGTTCTACGACCAGCTCGCGCTCGTCCTCAAGGAAGGGTTCTTCTACTTCGCCCTCATCGGCGCGTTCACCTTCTGGGTCGTCATCCCGGCGATCAACCAGCTCCGCGAGGCGCGCGCCGGACAGTAG
- a CDS encoding M42 family metallopeptidase — MAEFDFDYDLLKELTEARGVPGYEDRVREIVRREFAETTDEVRSDAMGNVVGTIRGERDYAVLVGAHMDEIGFMVRHVTDEGFLQIDALGGWDADVLRAQRVTVHTEDGDLPGVIGSPPPHLESDDEGDEFEVEDVYVDLGMDGDAARERVSVGDLVSMDQTTTVVGDLVTGKSLDDRVCLFAVLEAARRIEDPTATIHFAATVQEEVGLRGAAALGVDLDPDLAIAMDVTVASDLPGVEKGEQVTRLGEGAAIKLKDSSVITNPKVNRRLRAVAEEREIPVQPEVLPRGGTDTAGFQNSYGAKPVGAISIPTRYLHTVTESAHREDVSAAIDLITAFLESETGENDYTL, encoded by the coding sequence ATGGCGGAGTTCGATTTCGACTACGACCTTCTGAAGGAACTGACGGAAGCGCGGGGGGTTCCCGGGTACGAGGACCGCGTCCGCGAGATCGTCCGCCGCGAGTTCGCGGAGACGACCGACGAGGTCCGCTCGGACGCGATGGGCAACGTCGTCGGGACGATTCGCGGCGAGCGCGACTACGCCGTCCTCGTCGGCGCGCACATGGACGAGATCGGCTTCATGGTCCGGCACGTCACCGACGAGGGGTTCCTCCAGATCGACGCGCTCGGCGGGTGGGACGCGGACGTCCTCCGCGCCCAGCGCGTCACCGTCCACACGGAGGACGGCGACCTGCCGGGCGTCATCGGCTCGCCCCCGCCGCACCTCGAGTCCGACGACGAGGGCGACGAGTTCGAAGTCGAGGACGTCTACGTGGACCTGGGCATGGACGGCGACGCCGCGAGGGAGCGCGTCTCGGTCGGCGACCTCGTCTCGATGGACCAGACGACGACCGTCGTCGGCGACCTCGTCACCGGCAAGTCCCTCGACGATCGGGTCTGCCTGTTCGCCGTGCTCGAGGCCGCCCGCCGCATCGAGGACCCGACCGCGACGATCCACTTCGCCGCCACCGTCCAGGAGGAGGTCGGCCTGCGCGGCGCGGCGGCCCTCGGCGTCGACCTCGATCCCGACCTCGCGATCGCGATGGACGTGACCGTCGCGAGCGACCTCCCCGGCGTGGAGAAGGGAGAGCAGGTCACCCGCCTCGGGGAGGGCGCGGCGATCAAGCTCAAGGACTCGTCGGTCATCACGAACCCGAAGGTGAACCGCCGCCTCCGAGCGGTGGCCGAGGAGCGGGAGATCCCCGTCCAGCCGGAGGTGCTCCCCCGCGGCGGCACGGACACGGCGGGCTTCCAGAACTCCTACGGCGCGAAGCCGGTCGGCGCGATCTCGATCCCCACGCGCTACCTCCACACCGTCACCGAGAGCGCCCACCGCGAGGACGTCAGTGCGGCCATCGACCTCATCACGGCGTTCTTAGAGAGCGAGACGGGCGAGAACGACTACACGCTCTGA
- a CDS encoding rubrerythrin-like domain-containing protein — MGAEDPYERDPPYTYECVACGERVEADSRPGDCPNCGGRMRNISQSREK; from the coding sequence ATGGGTGCCGAAGATCCGTACGAGCGGGATCCGCCGTACACGTACGAGTGCGTGGCGTGCGGCGAGCGAGTCGAGGCGGACTCCCGCCCCGGGGACTGTCCGAACTGCGGCGGCCGGATGCGGAACATCAGCCAGTCGCGAGAGAAGTGA
- a CDS encoding DUF2298 domain-containing protein, which produces MEWGLVARWLVVSLGLFAAGLPVAAALTPRLPDRGAGIALPLSLLVVGSVAYWVGHLAFGPIALGAGLLALAGASALAHRLGARPHGRRAVETALVFAVAFLFLVAVRAVDPAVHATMGEKFLDFSLLRALLRTEALPPLDPWFAGEPVRYYYGGHLLAALLARLTDIEARFAYNLALAGFYATLVTAAYGLAGALGDARGASRRTAGALGAFFVGFASNLYTPLRVLGAFLPESVAEAGAVLVGVRGFEAAGYRPVADFTYWGASRVVPGTINEFPLFAWLNGDLHAHMTSAPFLLLAATLCYAYFRTPAAAHPRRWALLAVLALDAGFVAVVNTWSLPTVLGLTWLALAFAPASPATLLPRTLGGAPRPDRRDSAGDSVEGSRGRRVARLGRELRRDGSALAVVVALALIALLVSLPFWTTSASARSVALVPPGDRSPMYALLVVHGGFLAAFVPLLARRTRAVAGDPRARRLAWGAAAGGIALWLLGFAALGLLLPLALCAWWLLRADPDDGTAFATLLILAAAGLVMLVDLVYVRERAGPGRMNTVFKTYAQVWVLWSPAAGAALAGLARSPGSTPVGASFRRAARGSFPGRIGARASRERGSGLTAGRVLVAALVLSMSVYGALALTDHFTANPGRYDAEAAEVYPRTDDPTLDALAFVETYHPDEYEAIRWLGAREGRPVVAAAPGLDSYGWTNAETTLTGLQTVAGWRHEVGYRGPEAYSARVEDADLIFTGTPAQRARLLDRYDVRYVYVGPNERERYGTVSFEDVPGVHVERRFEDVTIYEVERSAGDDPPSDAEER; this is translated from the coding sequence ATGGAGTGGGGGCTCGTCGCCCGGTGGCTCGTCGTCTCCCTCGGCCTGTTCGCCGCCGGGCTCCCCGTCGCCGCGGCGCTGACGCCGCGGCTCCCCGACCGCGGCGCGGGGATCGCCCTCCCCCTCTCGCTGCTCGTCGTCGGGAGCGTCGCCTACTGGGTCGGCCACCTCGCGTTCGGCCCGATCGCGCTGGGCGCGGGGCTGCTCGCCCTCGCCGGGGCGTCGGCGCTCGCCCACCGGCTCGGGGCGCGACCGCACGGGCGGCGCGCGGTCGAGACGGCGCTCGTGTTCGCGGTCGCCTTCCTGTTTCTCGTCGCCGTCCGCGCCGTCGATCCGGCGGTCCACGCCACGATGGGCGAGAAGTTCCTCGACTTCTCGCTCCTGCGCGCGCTCCTCCGGACGGAGGCCCTCCCCCCGCTGGATCCGTGGTTCGCGGGCGAACCGGTACGGTACTACTACGGCGGGCACCTCCTCGCCGCGCTGCTCGCTCGGCTGACCGACATCGAGGCCCGGTTCGCCTACAACCTCGCGCTCGCCGGGTTCTACGCGACCCTCGTCACCGCGGCCTACGGCCTCGCGGGCGCGCTCGGCGACGCGAGGGGGGCCTCCCGACGGACGGCGGGTGCGCTCGGGGCGTTCTTCGTCGGGTTCGCGAGCAACCTCTACACGCCGCTGCGCGTCCTCGGCGCGTTCCTCCCCGAATCTGTCGCGGAGGCGGGTGCGGTCCTCGTGGGCGTCCGGGGATTCGAGGCCGCAGGCTACCGGCCCGTCGCCGACTTCACGTACTGGGGGGCGAGCCGCGTCGTCCCGGGGACGATCAACGAGTTCCCGCTGTTCGCGTGGCTCAACGGCGACCTCCACGCCCACATGACGAGCGCGCCGTTCCTCCTGCTCGCGGCGACGCTGTGTTACGCCTACTTCCGGACGCCCGCGGCGGCGCACCCGCGACGATGGGCGCTGCTCGCCGTCCTCGCGCTCGACGCCGGGTTCGTCGCGGTCGTCAACACGTGGTCGCTCCCGACCGTGCTCGGCCTGACGTGGCTCGCGCTCGCCTTCGCCCCGGCCTCGCCCGCGACGCTCCTCCCGCGAACGCTCGGCGGAGCGCCTCGCCCCGACCGGCGCGACTCGGCGGGCGACTCGGTGGAGGGCTCGCGCGGGCGGCGAGTCGCTCGGCTCGGCCGCGAACTCCGCCGGGACGGATCGGCGCTCGCCGTCGTCGTCGCGCTCGCGCTCATCGCGCTGCTCGTCTCGCTCCCCTTCTGGACGACCAGCGCGAGCGCCCGGTCGGTCGCCCTCGTCCCCCCGGGGGATCGAAGCCCGATGTACGCGCTGCTGGTCGTCCACGGGGGATTCCTCGCGGCGTTCGTCCCCCTCCTCGCGCGACGGACGAGGGCGGTCGCGGGGGACCCGCGGGCGCGGCGGCTCGCGTGGGGGGCCGCCGCGGGGGGCATCGCGCTGTGGCTGCTCGGGTTCGCCGCGCTCGGCCTCCTCCTGCCCCTCGCGCTCTGCGCGTGGTGGCTCCTGCGCGCAGACCCCGACGACGGGACGGCCTTCGCGACGCTCCTGATCCTCGCCGCGGCGGGGCTGGTGATGCTCGTGGACCTCGTCTACGTCCGGGAGCGGGCGGGCCCCGGCCGGATGAACACCGTCTTCAAGACCTACGCGCAGGTGTGGGTGCTCTGGTCGCCCGCCGCGGGGGCCGCGCTCGCCGGCCTCGCTCGCAGTCCCGGGTCGACCCCAGTCGGGGCGTCGTTCCGGCGCGCCGCCCGCGGTTCGTTCCCCGGGAGGATCGGGGCGAGGGCGAGCAGGGAGAGGGGATCGGGGCTTACCGCCGGGCGCGTCCTCGTCGCCGCGCTCGTCCTCTCGATGTCGGTCTACGGCGCGCTCGCGCTGACCGACCACTTCACCGCCAACCCGGGGCGCTACGACGCCGAGGCCGCCGAGGTGTACCCCCGCACCGACGACCCGACGCTCGACGCGCTCGCGTTCGTCGAGACGTACCACCCCGACGAGTACGAGGCGATCCGCTGGCTCGGCGCGCGCGAGGGGCGGCCCGTCGTCGCCGCCGCGCCCGGCCTCGACAGCTACGGGTGGACGAACGCCGAGACGACGCTCACCGGCCTCCAGACCGTCGCCGGGTGGCGACACGAGGTGGGCTACCGCGGTCCGGAGGCCTACTCCGCCCGAGTCGAGGACGCGGATCTGATCTTCACGGGGACTCCCGCACAGCGCGCCCGTCTGCTCGATCGCTACGACGTGCGCTACGTCTACGTTGGCCCGAACGAGCGCGAGCGCTACGGGACGGTGTCGTTCGAGGACGTACCCGGCGTGCACGTCGAGCGGCGGTTCGAGGACGTGACGATCTACGAGGTGGAGCGGTCGGCGGGCGACGATCCGCCCTCCGATGCGGAGGAACGATGA
- a CDS encoding DUF7313 family protein: MEPSASSVSLFGPIDAILGPYIGYILLALVVVNMVARAAEHGQHVKQARDGGADALTRSPVRVATNALLLVGAFYFATVEYHAGIVLSVLVVGLVIADLFEFESRLVEARREIDIERPKGSIAASVLVLLYAAYTSLFFLIAGVWDAII, translated from the coding sequence ATGGAACCCTCGGCTTCCTCGGTCTCGCTGTTCGGCCCGATCGACGCCATCCTCGGGCCGTACATCGGCTACATCCTGCTCGCCCTCGTGGTGGTGAACATGGTCGCCCGGGCGGCCGAGCACGGACAGCACGTCAAGCAGGCGCGCGACGGCGGCGCGGACGCGCTCACGCGCAGTCCCGTCCGCGTGGCGACGAACGCCCTCCTGCTCGTCGGCGCGTTCTACTTCGCGACCGTCGAGTACCACGCGGGGATCGTCCTCTCCGTGCTGGTCGTCGGCCTGGTCATCGCCGACCTCTTCGAGTTCGAGTCGCGGCTGGTCGAGGCCCGCCGCGAGATCGACATCGAACGACCCAAGGGCTCCATCGCCGCGTCCGTCCTCGTGCTGCTGTACGCGGCCTACACCAGCCTGTTCTTCCTCATCGCCGGCGTCTGGGACGCGATCATCTGA
- a CDS encoding type 1 glutamine amidotransferase domain-containing protein: MASALFVVSEEGYWGEECIEPLTTLDEAGVDVTVATPTGGPAVVDERSVDPETVGEETAERIREVHETDERLNDPEALATVDAADFDAVVFPGGHGTEWDVNQDRHARALLRDAVENEGSVALVVCHAVGLLGFTRASDGSFLVEGRDVTGFPNDWEEGIVDENDLMPDGRKLPYWVEDEVIAAGGDWDAELDEDVSVTVDGDLITARGPESSAAAANELQQALARDADAKP; this comes from the coding sequence ATGGCATCAGCGCTGTTCGTCGTAAGCGAGGAGGGGTACTGGGGCGAGGAGTGTATCGAGCCGCTGACGACGCTCGACGAGGCGGGCGTGGACGTCACGGTCGCGACGCCGACCGGAGGCCCGGCGGTCGTCGACGAGCGCTCGGTGGACCCCGAGACCGTCGGCGAGGAGACCGCAGAGCGGATCAGGGAGGTACACGAGACCGACGAGCGGCTGAACGACCCCGAGGCGCTCGCGACCGTCGACGCGGCGGACTTCGACGCCGTCGTCTTCCCCGGCGGCCACGGCACCGAGTGGGACGTGAACCAGGACCGCCACGCGCGGGCGCTCCTGCGCGACGCCGTGGAGAACGAGGGAAGCGTCGCGCTCGTCGTCTGCCACGCCGTCGGCCTCCTCGGGTTCACCCGGGCGAGCGACGGCTCGTTCCTCGTCGAGGGGCGCGACGTCACCGGCTTCCCGAACGACTGGGAGGAGGGCATCGTCGACGAGAACGACCTGATGCCCGACGGGCGAAAGCTCCCCTACTGGGTCGAAGACGAGGTGATCGCCGCCGGCGGCGACTGGGACGCCGAACTCGACGAGGACGTGAGCGTCACCGTCGACGGCGACCTCATCACCGCCCGCGGCCCGGAGTCCTCGGCCGCCGCCGCGAACGAACTCCAGCAGGCGCTCGCGAGGGACGCCGACGCAAAGCCGTAG
- a CDS encoding AbrB/MazE/SpoVT family DNA-binding domain-containing protein, with protein sequence MATEDDETTVNGSYAVTIPASVREDLDLEPIDMGETNAVEITEDYDWS encoded by the coding sequence ATGGCGACCGAGGACGACGAGACGACGGTGAACGGGAGTTACGCGGTCACGATCCCGGCGTCGGTGCGGGAGGACCTCGACCTCGAACCGATCGACATGGGTGAGACGAACGCCGTCGAGATCACCGAGGACTACGACTGGTCCTGA
- a CDS encoding cytochrome bc complex cytochrome b subunit, translating to MPPSDESGEEVRADGTGIVAPDDETPTWSERKARSQGLPRLTYEYFERARREDQDLRTESSYIERDVLGFPTWPHEMIRNLALTSFFVGMIIFLAAALPPHIDAPANPSQTPPVILPDWYLYWSFGLLKLGPLNPEISLLGGQKLMADRTYGVLANLVVVGFIAIVPFLNKGSARRPVEQPFWAAVGVFGVIFAATISVLSIKNLVPVEPHLLFDLTFLLPFVGGFIAYAVLKSMREGYMFELNRRYYRLRPPK from the coding sequence ATGCCTCCGAGCGACGAGAGCGGCGAGGAGGTTCGGGCCGACGGGACCGGCATCGTTGCCCCGGACGACGAGACGCCCACGTGGAGCGAGCGGAAGGCTCGTTCTCAGGGGCTGCCTCGCCTGACGTACGAGTACTTCGAACGCGCCCGCCGGGAGGACCAGGACCTCCGCACGGAGTCGAGCTACATCGAGCGCGACGTCCTCGGCTTCCCGACGTGGCCCCACGAGATGATTCGCAACCTCGCGTTGACGAGCTTCTTCGTGGGCATGATCATCTTCCTCGCGGCGGCGCTGCCCCCGCACATCGACGCGCCGGCGAACCCGAGTCAGACGCCGCCGGTCATCCTGCCCGACTGGTATCTCTACTGGTCGTTCGGCCTGCTCAAGCTCGGCCCGCTCAACCCCGAGATCAGCCTCCTGGGCGGCCAGAAGCTGATGGCAGACCGGACCTACGGCGTGCTGGCGAACCTCGTCGTCGTCGGGTTCATCGCCATCGTCCCCTTCCTCAACAAGGGGTCGGCCCGCCGCCCCGTCGAGCAGCCGTTCTGGGCGGCCGTCGGCGTCTTCGGCGTGATCTTCGCGGCGACGATCAGCGTCCTGTCGATCAAGAACCTGGTGCCGGTCGAGCCGCACCTGCTGTTCGACCTGACGTTCCTGCTCCCGTTCGTGGGCGGGTTCATCGCCTACGCGGTGCTCAAGTCGATGCGCGAGGGGTACATGTTCGAACTCAACCGGCGGTACTACCGGCTCCGTCCGCCGAAGTGA
- a CDS encoding ATP-NAD kinase: MTSDEGGGAGDRSTDPDGVARVGVPGSVPGSVTSAIEDADAEYVAVSPDDLPPDLDAVVAVGEGTVLSLAPDCRTPILAVDADSPLSVPLAAVDEAIATVAAGAGRTVEVPVVAARHAGGRTHALMDVMLVAASPARISEYSVESGGRTVARFRADGVVVATPFGSHGYARAAGGPALALGSGVAAVVPVAPFAIDPDRWVLPLGTVTLRVERDEAAVELLADDRSAGPVAPNDPVRVEPAGSLRFLATDGRGLERH; this comes from the coding sequence ATGACGAGCGACGAGGGCGGGGGCGCGGGCGACCGATCGACCGACCCGGACGGCGTCGCCCGGGTCGGCGTCCCGGGGTCGGTCCCCGGGTCGGTCACCTCGGCCATCGAGGACGCGGACGCGGAGTACGTCGCCGTCTCCCCGGACGACCTCCCCCCGGACCTCGACGCGGTCGTCGCGGTCGGCGAGGGGACGGTGCTGTCCCTCGCGCCCGACTGCCGCACGCCGATCCTCGCGGTCGACGCGGACTCGCCGCTCTCCGTCCCGCTGGCGGCGGTCGACGAGGCGATCGCGACCGTCGCGGCGGGAGCGGGTCGGACCGTCGAGGTGCCGGTCGTCGCGGCCCGCCACGCCGGCGGGCGGACCCACGCGCTGATGGACGTGATGCTCGTCGCCGCCTCCCCGGCGCGGATCTCGGAGTACTCCGTCGAGAGCGGCGGGCGGACGGTCGCGCGCTTCCGCGCCGACGGGGTGGTGGTCGCCACCCCGTTCGGCAGCCACGGCTACGCGCGAGCGGCGGGCGGCCCGGCGCTCGCGCTCGGGAGCGGCGTCGCCGCGGTCGTCCCCGTCGCGCCGTTCGCCATCGATCCCGACCGGTGGGTCCTCCCGCTGGGAACGGTGACGCTGCGCGTCGAGCGCGACGAGGCCGCCGTCGAACTGCTCGCTGACGACCGCAGCGCGGGCCCGGTCGCGCCGAACGATCCCGTGCGCGTCGAGCCGGCGGGGTCGCTCCGATTTCTCGCGACCGACGGGCGAGGATTGGAAAGGCACTAA